In the genome of Candidatus Eisenbacteria bacterium, one region contains:
- a CDS encoding TonB-dependent receptor, with protein MRVCTRRSAAWVPSFVLFAMIFVSTFSSADEGGPLYGPADTIRVEAEAPDKPVDLDRLPFFASVKDLAGSSGRLLTIADILEESAGVRVRRFGGLGAFATASIRGSAPGQVEIYLDGIPLNSAEWGAVNLAELPVDNLVRAEIFRSGAPVALGASGIGGAVNLVTHPARDGHTSFALTAGSYDTWKTYALRSGTAGGGAYLLSYRHLQTRGDFEFLYDRGTRTHNVADDTVLTRTNNAFREHTLLGKLRLPPLAGWTIELVDDWYLKESGLPGHGNLIYEEASFDNRRHRTSLAAASPGLLRKRVRADLGAYRLDRRDRYYNPGKEPTLHLSDLIHRSEADGGHVLVTAHLLRARQTLRARADLRRESFEPEDGNPAVGKGFPRERRVSSLSLEDECLLFRERLSLYGALRWTESKDNFHGVLPYGPPPEPLQTAHSSGFRAATLGAHADLAPFLSLRASRARAGRLPTLFELFGTNGDVRPSPFLVPEEGTTWDGGFRLRAPEDGPIDGFLDISVFRSKRDSLIVFIQNSQRNFKAVNLEEADAEGVEIEWKIEGGALRADGSFTSQDVRQRGSVPHWKSKWVPYVSAREFFSRLSLRLGRIELRHEYNRLDPYFRDRANTEEDRAAARNIHNVGARIRFRGDRFLFDLDVQNIGDEKSADSFGYPMPGRTVYLTAAVEAGGGRRARKE; from the coding sequence ATGCGCGTTTGCACGCGGCGCTCGGCGGCGTGGGTCCCGTCGTTCGTCCTCTTCGCAATGATTTTTGTGTCAACCTTCTCGTCGGCCGACGAGGGGGGACCCCTCTACGGGCCCGCGGACACGATTCGGGTCGAAGCGGAAGCCCCCGACAAGCCGGTCGATCTCGACCGTCTCCCCTTCTTCGCGAGCGTGAAGGATCTCGCGGGATCGTCCGGCCGGCTTCTTACGATCGCGGACATCCTCGAGGAATCCGCCGGTGTGCGGGTTCGGCGCTTCGGCGGGCTCGGCGCCTTCGCAACCGCATCGATTCGCGGGAGCGCTCCCGGACAGGTCGAGATCTACCTCGACGGCATTCCGCTGAACTCCGCGGAATGGGGAGCGGTGAATCTCGCCGAGCTTCCCGTCGACAACCTCGTTCGCGCGGAGATCTTCCGGAGCGGCGCCCCCGTCGCGCTCGGCGCCTCGGGCATCGGCGGGGCGGTTAACCTCGTCACGCATCCCGCGCGGGACGGACACACCTCGTTCGCGCTCACGGCAGGAAGCTACGACACGTGGAAAACCTACGCGCTCCGCTCGGGGACCGCGGGAGGCGGCGCATACCTCCTCTCCTACAGGCACCTTCAGACGAGGGGCGACTTCGAGTTTCTCTACGACCGGGGGACGCGCACGCACAACGTGGCGGACGACACGGTTCTCACGCGGACGAATAACGCATTCCGCGAGCACACCCTCCTCGGCAAGCTCCGCCTTCCTCCGCTCGCCGGATGGACGATCGAGCTGGTCGATGATTGGTACCTCAAGGAAAGCGGTCTTCCCGGCCACGGCAACTTGATCTACGAAGAGGCGTCGTTCGACAACCGAAGACATCGAACGAGCCTTGCGGCCGCCTCTCCCGGACTCCTCAGGAAGCGGGTTCGGGCCGATCTCGGCGCCTATCGTCTCGACCGCCGGGACCGGTACTACAATCCGGGCAAGGAACCGACGCTCCACTTAAGCGATCTCATCCATCGGTCCGAGGCGGATGGCGGACATGTTCTCGTCACCGCCCACCTCCTTCGCGCGCGCCAAACCCTACGAGCGCGGGCGGACTTGAGGCGCGAGTCGTTCGAGCCGGAAGACGGAAACCCGGCGGTCGGCAAGGGGTTTCCGAGGGAGAGGCGCGTTTCGTCCCTCTCTCTCGAGGACGAGTGCCTTCTTTTTCGCGAGCGCCTTTCGCTCTACGGCGCGCTCCGCTGGACCGAATCGAAGGACAACTTCCACGGCGTCCTCCCCTACGGGCCTCCGCCGGAACCTCTCCAAACGGCACATTCGAGCGGTTTCCGAGCCGCAACCCTCGGGGCGCACGCCGATCTCGCTCCTTTCCTCTCTCTCCGAGCGAGCCGCGCGCGCGCCGGACGGCTTCCCACTCTCTTCGAGCTCTTCGGGACGAACGGCGACGTCCGCCCGAGTCCCTTCCTCGTTCCCGAGGAAGGCACGACATGGGACGGCGGCTTTCGGCTTCGCGCGCCGGAGGATGGGCCGATCGACGGCTTTCTTGACATCAGTGTATTTCGCTCCAAAAGAGATTCTCTCATCGTCTTCATCCAGAACTCGCAGCGGAACTTCAAGGCGGTGAACCTGGAGGAAGCCGATGCCGAGGGGGTCGAGATCGAGTGGAAGATCGAGGGGGGGGCGCTCCGCGCGGACGGCTCGTTCACTTCGCAAGACGTCCGCCAACGCGGGTCCGTTCCTCACTGGAAGAGCAAATGGGTTCCGTATGTTTCGGCGCGCGAGTTCTTCTCGCGGCTTTCGCTCCGCCTCGGGCGGATCGAGCTAAGGCATGAGTACAACCGGCTTGACCCGTATTTCCGGGACCGCGCGAACACCGAAGAGGATCGGGCGGCCGCGAGGAATATCCACAACGTAGGAGCGCGGATCCGATTCCGTGGGGACCGGTTCCTCTTCGATCTGGACGTGCAGAACATCGGCGACGAGAAGAGCGCGGATTCCTTCGGATACCCGATGCCGGGAAGAACCGTTTACTTGACCGCGGCCGTTGAAGCGGGCGGCGGACGCCGCGCCCGAAAGGAGTGA